The following coding sequences are from one Motacilla alba alba isolate MOTALB_02 chromosome 4, Motacilla_alba_V1.0_pri, whole genome shotgun sequence window:
- the INTS12 gene encoding integrator complex subunit 12, with protein sequence MAATVNLELDPIFLKALGFLHSKSKDSAEKLKALLDESLARGTDSSYRPSQKEVEQPKVSVTKPIKQEPKASSSLPSGNNNGKPTASEKVKKEAEKRSADKTKGDPAEGADAPKKPRVEKQEARSSPITVQTSKDLSMPDLSSFEETSADDFAMEMGLACVVCRQMTVTFVNQLVECQECHNLYHQDCHKPQVTDKEVNDPRLVWYCARCTRQMKRMAQKTQKPPQKPAPAVVSVAPALKDPLVKKPEIKLKPETPPAFLAFKRTEVKTSAAVSGNSASTSVSSSATSGLTGWAAFAAKTSSANPSTAKLGSTAQSAGGKPAASSNNQKPVGLSGLATSKTGLGAKIASANNSTNPVQLKPPPPLTLGKTTLSRSVSSDNVSKAGLPSPSSAAPSSGSQAGGGNGGGSAGSGAGGAGKAAADSGNQPASLKGPTSQESQLNAMKRLQMVKKKAAQKKLKK encoded by the exons ATGGCTGCTACAGTGAACTTGGAGCTGGATCCCATTTTTCTGAAGGCCCTGGGCTTTTTGCACTCAAAGAGTAAGGACTCTGCTGAAAAGCTGAAAGCACTTCTTGACGAGTCGTTGGCCAGAGGAACTGACTCGAGCTATCGTCCCTCTCAGAAG gAAGTAGAGCAACCAAAAGTATCTGTCACCAAACCCATTAAGCAAGAGCCTAAAGCTTCATCCAGTTTGCCTTCTGGCAACAACAATGGCAAGCCCACTGCAtcagaaaaggtgaaaaaagaagcagaaaagagatCTGCAGATAAA ACAAAAGGGGAtcctgctgaaggagctgaTGCACCAAAGAAGCCCAGGGTGGAGAAGCAAGAGGCTCGTTCCTCTCCTATTACAGTTCAGACGAGCAAGGATTTATCCATGCCTGATTTATCTAGCTTTGAGGAAACCAGTGCTGATGACTTTGCCATGGAAATGGGATTAGCCTGTGTTGTTTGCAG GCAAATGACAGTTACTTTTGTGAATCAGCTAGTGGAGTGTCAGGAGTGCCATAATCTCTACCACCAGGATTGCCATAAACCTCAGGTGACAGACAAGGAAGTGAATGATCCTCGACTTGTCTGGTATTGTGCCCGCTGTACCAGGCAGATGAAGAGAATG GCTCAGAAGACACAAAAACCACCTCAaaaaccagctcctgcagtggtTTCAGTTGCACCAGCTTTGAAGGATCCATTGGTCAAGAAACCAGAAATCAAGTTAAAACCTGAGACCCCACCAGCTTTTCTGGCATTCAAGAGAACAGAAGTCAAG acCTCAGCAGCAGTTTCGGGGAACTCTGCCAGTACAAGCGTTTCCTCTTCAGCAACGAGTGGCCTTACAGGATGGGCTGCTTTTGCAGCCAAAACCTCCTCTGCCAACCCATCAACTGCCAAACTGGGATCGACAGCACAGAGTGCCGGCGGGAAACCCGCAGCTTCTTCAAATAACCAGAAACCCGTGGGTTTGTCAGGGCTGGCGACTTCCAAGACAGGACTGGGGGCCAAAATAGCTTCTGCCAACAACAGCACGAACCCCGTTCAGCTGAAGCCTCCCCCGCCGCTGACCCTGGGGAAGACGACGCTGAGCCGCTCGGTGAGCAGCGACAACGTGAGCAAGGcggggctgcccagccccagcagcgccGCCCCCAGCAGCGGCAGCCAGGCCGGCGGCGGCaacggcggcggctccgcgggcagcggcgcgggcggcgccgGCAAAGCCGCGGCTGACAGCGGCAACCAGCCAGCGTCCCTCAAGGGCCCGACCTCGCAGGAGTCCCAGCTGAACGCCATGAAACGGCTACAAATGGTCAAGAAGAAGGCCGCTCAAAAGAAGCTCAAGAAGTAG